From Polaribacter haliotis:
ATGCTTATGAGTTTATAAAAGATTTACCAGAACAATTCAACAATAATATTGGCGATAGTGGAAACACTATTTCTGGAGGACAAAAACAACGTTTATCTATTGCAAGAGCAGTTTTAAAGAACCCTCCTATTATGATTTTAGATGAAGCAACTTCAGCTTTAGATACAGAATCTGAACAATTAGTGCAAGTTGCGTTAGAAAAAATGATGCAAAACAGAACTTCTTTAGTAATTGCACACAGATTATCTACTATACAAAAAGCAGATAAAATTGTAGTAATGAAAAAAGGAAAAATTGTAGAACAAGGTAAACATGAAGAGTTATTGGCTGTAAAAGGTGAATATTATAAATTGGTTACGATGCAATCACTTGCATAATTTTAATCAATATCTTGGTGCGTTTTAAAACCTAACTTCTTAAAAATCATTTTTTTTGCAATATTAGGAATATCTCTATAAGCCAAGACAGACAAAACAGCTTGGTCTTGCCTATGATTTTCTCTACTACTGCCTTCTGGAGCAATGCAATCTTTGTTTTTAGCACAATCGCTCCAATTTTTAATTAGATTTCGAGCATTTAAATTATTGTAATCTGCGCAAACACAAGCTCCATTTAAATTGCGTTTTTTTAATAATTCTTTATCATTTAAAAGACCTAAACACTTTAAAGTTTTTGGGTGTGTCCAATCTGCAATAATTCCTTTAGAAAACGGAGAATAGAAACCATATAATTCAATGAGCTTTCTAATAGAATTTAAAGGTTTTATCACTTTATTACCTCCATCTAACCAACAAACGGATGTTTTAAATTCATTTAGAACATCGTTAATAA
This genomic window contains:
- a CDS encoding DUF1647 domain-containing protein, yielding MKLLTEIRSLFLQAQLSFHSFSQDLIIVTGSDSSHFKSLLQLLESLKIHEKNTKRIVYDLGLTVEENEILKNKFPEFDVREFDYSKYPSYFNIKISAGEYAWKPVIINDVLNEFKTSVCWLDGGNKVIKPLNSIRKLIELYGFYSPFSKGIIADWTHPKTLKCLGLLNDKELLKKRNLNGACVCADYNNLNARNLIKNWSDCAKNKDCIAPEGSSRENHRQDQAVLSVLAYRDIPNIAKKMIFKKLGFKTHQDID